In Chelmon rostratus isolate fCheRos1 chromosome 21, fCheRos1.pri, whole genome shotgun sequence, the genomic window AACTCACTTAAATTAATCAGATATTTGTTCATTAAGAAAATTACTCTTTGGAGTTTGACAGTGAACAGTTATTATAAACTGTTTTTtgtgacaaaaatgtttttcacaacTGTTGCTACTGGACAttgctttactgtttactgtatattggggttttcatttggtttcctttagctttaatttttttaatacttttatcTTACTATTTACTACTAATTAATtcaactgttttattttattttattaaaaccAGTCTATAGATTTAGGAGGACAAATTGTCAGAAATGTAATAGGATATTTATAGttggttttcatttgtgtaaaatcacatgaaaataagaatcagtgtttttgttaGAATGAGCCTTTATATCTTTAGAGGCAGCcggtcctcttccacagagtccatcgttatgtttctacagtagcccagagaTTTAGACTCTAGGGGGcgcctgttgtgttttttcatgagCTTCATGGccagaaggaaaaggaggatgaGGTGACAGGTGTTCAGCTGGTTGGTattctgcagcctcaccactagatgccactaaatcctgcagACCGGTcctttaattatattttataaaCACTTCTTCACAACAGCTAACAAACCTACACTTGGTCAACGAGACTCCCTCAAATaccaaaattaaaatgagagAGTAATGAGTTTCTGTTACTTACATTGGGCATCGGACAGCAGCCGTATGTGCCGTTGGTCATCTGGCAGCATGTGGTCCCGTCGGGACACGCCGACTTCTTGTCTGGACACTCGACTGTCAGGACGAGAGGGAAGAGACGCGTGATTGGAACTCGTTTCTATGAACGGACTCTTCTCTGTGCTAACGCTTCACACATTTTACTGCTTACCGTCGTTGGGTACAGCAGAGATCTTCTTCATCACTGACACATTCGTCGCACCGGACTTGCAGACCCCATGCTCCAGGTCACATATTGTGTTGCTAGGGCAACAGTGGAGATGATCACTGCAGCACATGGCCTGCACAGGATCACAGGATCAAACAAAGTGTAAGTTAgagactgaggaaaaaaaagcatcaggCTCACACAGCGTTGGAGcatttgtttcctgtcagccATAAACTCTTAAATCTCACACCGTGAAACTTTATTTCAGTCCAATAAAGGCCTCAAACATAGGCGTGGTttcctctgtgcagctgtgaaatgaaaacaagtgaTTAATGTTGCAGAACATCTCACTGCAGAGTCTCACTGTCCATGCTGCATTGATTAGAGAAGACTGAACATTCAGCAAACAGGCGCTGGTTTAAATCCAGGCTGGGACGAGGTCTTTCTGTGAGCAGTCTGCATGTCCTCTGGTGTTCCACTGCATCAGAAACATGTATGTTAGGTTCATTCCCCCGCCGGTGCCTGACCACGGCATGGCCTTACAGCTGGAGCTGGTCCCCGTTTGGACGGGTTAGAGGCAGAGATGGAATTTCACTCAGTACATTGTCCtgtgtatgattgtgtgtgtgttaataaactTGACTTGATGGGgtgcaataaaaacactgtgtggtGAAACGGCACTTGGCTTTGTGCTGGAGCTCTGCTCCACTGCTACAGTAACAACCAACATGTAGTTTGTtcgtttttctttgtctttctcagtTACATGCTACAGGTGATCTGATTCTCTGTCTGGTACCTGAAAGCATTATATGaagatataaatatatgtatagaTATGCATAAAGTGTCTGTACCTGCCCATACTGTGACAGTCAATATCTCTGCCAAGCATGAGCatgatttaaaggataactttcgttttttacaacctggaccttatttgtagcattaaatacgaccatttactcacccagacaactttggtggcattttgagtcgttttgaagaaattacccccagaggagcggcgcgtatatccgtataatgcaagtactcggggcatccatgcgcagcctctatataacgcataatctgcagaaactcgttcatattccaatattttgttatgatatgctggtgctattcccctctgagcccgtggtcggctagtttagctgtagtttggcacagctatggtttgctattgcgtattcgtagccgactgccgcagagtcagccgtgttgtggctggctgctcgcagcgcggcgttcggtaatgacatcatccacgtcagaggtagttttctagagacgccggatgttgataacatgccaccacggcaGATGCGTTATAaagaggctgcgcatggatgccccgagtactcgcattatacggatatatgcgccgctacgctggggctaatttcttcaaaacaactccaaatgccaccaaagttgtctgggtgagtaaatggtcatattaaatgctacaaataaagtccaggttgtaaaaaacgaaagttatcctttaagatgcTGCTAATCTATCAGACAGAATATTACTTGTGTAACATCCCAGCTGAAGGGAAGATTTTCCttctgcacaaacagaaatttGAGCTTAAGCACACATAAGAAATTGCAACATAAAGTCTCTTTGCAACAAACGGCTGCAAATGACTCGCAATTTACTGAATTATCATTTAGTCactaaaatgtctaaaaatgctAACTGCAGTCATATCCCTTGTTTTGTCGAGCCATTACAGCAACACCCAAAACATATTAAACCTACAATTATATAAAGCAGAGGAATGatgacatttgagaagctgaaatgGTGAATATGACTTAAACACAGAACTGTGTGATTAATATGTTTGTAGCAGCGTCACATGTACCTCTGGGTAAGGGCAGCAGCCGTAGTCTCCACTGGTCAGCAGGCAACATGTGAAACTATCTGGGCAGCTGCTTCTTCCATCAGGACACGTCACTGAACTGACTGTAGAGGCTacagaagcacagagagagaaacatgctcGTTAGTTATTAGTACAGTATCATCAGCATATAGATGGATTTCAGATGGGATCCTTCAGGTGGATCTTCGGCCTGACAAGTTTGAAGGAGGAACTCCCCACCTGAATTATTCCCCATCCTTCTGGCAGGCAGTTTCTCCATCATGGGGAAGGACtccagagaggcagacaaacatCGTGAGTGAGCAATATCACACTTTGTACCCTCGGGGCAACAGTGGAGTTTGTCCTCACAACATACCgcctgcagagagaagaagaagatttcaGGCCGTCAGCAACACTCTTCAGTCGAGGACACTTTACGGCTTCCTGCAGGTAATGAAAAGCACTGATGCTCGACTTGAATACTGTCAGTGGAGATGAATACAAACTAATCACAAGCAAACTTAATTATAACGTATAAAACTTGTGTAAAAACGTCTACTGTTTTGCCGAAAAATGGCAGTCGAATTTGGACCAAAACCTGTTTTAGTATCAAATGAAAATCTCTCTCTTCACTGTGAGCACTTTCAATAAATAATCTATTGAGTGTGAAACAAGTAAACATAATATTATTAACAAATATGGATCAGACTGAGCTTAAAGTggtgaagaaaacacagacgaagcagcatttttaatgaaGGGGGTCATTTTCTGATTATAGTCTGACTGACACTGGATTTTTTCTTGTCAGTGGACATAAAACTACAACAAATGCATTTGATAAAAGTTTGTCCTTTGAAAGATCTGTGACGAAGATACTCAAtgcaacattttacagttgaaaacacacttgtcagtgctctctgatTGACGAGCTACATAATGACGACAGTTTAATTACCTAAAACGTATCGTTGGCATTTCTGTACTGCACTTACGTCTCATGGAAAAGTTATTCTTGAACCTCAGTGTACATCACAAGCAAACCATCAGACCATGTAGCATGTTCTTGGTGTGAAGTGCTTGGGGTTTGTggttttttattgtgtgtgtgtgtgtgtgtttgtgtgtgtgagctcacgTATATCACCTTGGCTAATGGACAGCAGCCCCAGGAGCCGTCCAGAAGCTGGCAGCAAGTGGTGTCATCCGGACACTCAGACTGCTGGTCCGGACAAATGACCGCCTTCAGTCTCCCCCCGAGCTGCAACCATCACACATCACAGCCGCGCATATCAATGACAGCAGCACCAACGAGCCAACGTGTCAGTGGAACGATTGATTTGTATTAACTCATGAAATCAGTTCATATggaattaaaaggaaaaaacattaaaaaagatgcAGCCCTGCTCTTGAacattcatttcacagcacacatcAAGAGCTGAAAGGATTAGTCAATTaatgattagttgattggcAGGAAATGAATCATTGACTAATTAACACTTTTTTAAGCGAAAAGCCAAACATCACCTAATTCCAGACTCTCAAACTTTAGGATTTTCTCGTTCTCTTTGTATTATGTGATAGAAAACTGAATACTTTTGGGCTTGAACCACTTTCtgacttttgctttttttaaagtatgTAGAGTATGTATGTGTCCTGAGGGTGGCACTGAAGAAAAGCACATGACATATTAAAATCATATTACGCACTGTGAGGAATGACTGTAGACTGCGCCGCAGCTGATTTCAAGGCTATTATCTTCACAGGTCACGAGATGCTATTTTGTGAGTCACGTTCATATTTTTGACTGAGGGCAATGCTACAGAAGAGCTCATTAAAGGAGAGGGTTCAGCCTTTGGCCATCTGCCCATCAGCTTTTAATCAGAATGTACAAGTAGGAATTGTGGTTCATGCTCTGAGCCTACGAGTGGCCACAGTAAGTCTTAATTAAACAATAACAAGACCATCAGCAATCACAGCGGGCCAATTAATATTCACACCTATTTACAGGTGTGTAGACATGCTcctctggacaaaaaagactgaCTCCCAGACTGATCCACTGCTTCCAGCAGGTCAAACACATCATTCCGTCAATCTTTGATGCGTTAAAAGTGCGGTTAATTATTATGATTCCATCAATAATTCACTGGCTCTGATTGGTTGCTTTCCTTCAGACCATTTAAGGTCTAACAGCACACTTCAATAATACAGCTCATTCTGTCTGATCCTTTTATTGACAACAGTAAAGAGAGATACGACTAAACAAAGTgccaaagcagcagctctgatggTGTCTACGTGTCAAATGTGTTGATTGACCTACATTCGTATAAGTCTGGAAAATAATCAGCGGCTGCCAGAAGTTTATGCCCCATTGATTCTTGTGCAAAGGTCGACAAACAGCCCAAACTTCCTCCAAAGGTCCAATGATCTCAGAAGTGACAGTAAACTAaagattaacattaaaaaacaaatcacctGAGGGATGAGCAGGGCCTGTTTGGAGGGAACTCGTCTCACCCAGGGCAGCGAAACGGTCTTATTGACACATTTGGCGTGCACGAGATCACAAACCGTCCCCTCGAAGCAGCAGTGGAGGTGGTCTGAACAACACTCAGCCTACAGGTGGACCAACAGAAGAGGTGATGAGAGGTGAACAAGCtttgactgaaacacacagcagcagaaaaggcTGTGTAGCTGCTCAAAAACCATCAAGTTCtgatacagaaagaaaaaaaactgtcgTCCTGTTTGAAATTTAAAGTCGACTTGTTCAGTTTCTGAGAGGCGTCAGCTCAGCAGAAGAACCATTAAAAACTTTAAGCAGacaacatctgtctgtgttttagtAAAAGATCTCAACACTTCCTCCACTTCGCTGACTGCTAACTCACGTGTGGCAACGGACAGCAGCCGTATCCTCCCACAGTGTTCTTGCAGCAGGTGTTTTTGTCCTCGCACATGCCGCCATCGGGACAGACCAGCGCCGTGCTCAGGCCCAGCAGAGCCAGACACAGGATCCCCATCTGCAGAGTCtgaagacagggagaggagggctgTCAGCGCTGTGCTCTGACTCAATCTGCCCTGACAGCACACAAAGATCTGAACTACGGTCAACAAGCTCTAATCTTCCcggtttctgtgtttctttcgGGTGGCGAGAGAGAACTAAATCACTGTGGAGAAGAATAACAAAGGTGACAAAGAGCTACAGCAGTCAGCAAGCATTCCAGCTGATAAACTGGATTTCAACACCAAACCAGTGCAGATCCTGTAAAGTTCATGTCCCTTTATAAACGTGTAGCACTCGTATCTTCAGCACTTCATATCCCaaacaacagctgcagaaataaagataTAATTAACTGTTTACTGTTAGAGTTTTTGCTCCTCCAGCActcatttcttcatctttcatgaGCAAAAACTGCAGAAACGCCGAGTTATCAGTCGACGTCAGCACgaaaacaaagctgcagaaatGTGGCGCCTGATAAGTTACTTAAGGGAAAAATGTCTACACAGCTGCGTGAGTCAGAGGGCTGTCAGAGGTCAGAACGCcttcaataaaagtgaaaattaGCAAAAAGTTGTGTCCCAGAGTCAGTCTTGATGTTTTCACGTGTCCTGCTTTGTCTCACAACAGATCAAAACCCCCAAATATTCAATTTAATATGTTACACAGGTAAGAGCAGCAAACTGGAGAGGCCGCAAATGTTTGttgaacaaaaaaatacatcagaTCATTAATTCCTTAACAAGTAGTTGCAGAATCTGTCGGCCGATCAATGGATTCATAGTCAAATTGCTTTAgctctgtgaacacacacacacacacacacacatacacacctgtaGTAGTTTCAGGCTGGCAGTGTCAGATAATTCACCCTGCATCTATGTCAGGGTGTGACAGTAATGTTGTATCTACCAGCAGTaaacttttattcatttttatagATTTATAGTTCCAAATGTTTTACAGGGGCAGCAGGTTGACTTAGTGGTTAAAAAGTCTACTCTTTGTGGATCAGAGTTGTTTTCTAACTGACTTTGACTCTCAGACAAGTGAGAAACTTCCCTGTACATACTCAGCCCTGCAATGCAGCAAATGTatgaaaactgagcaaaaacatgcagatattAGAGTAGTAGTGAGTGTACTTTTACCATGATTAGCAGATGACTTGAATGAGCTCAGGTGTTATGAACAAAGGGCACAGTGCTGCATACTCCTCTTACAACCTGAGGAACAACAGAAACCCCATTAGTCACTGTGATGCTGAGGGAAAACACGGAgctaaaaaacaacatttaacacatgaaaacagaagaaaacttCAAACCAGACTAAACTTACTTTTCACTGTCAGTAAGTGGAATTAGTGAGCTGGCTAACGACAAGCGAGTAGCTTTCTCAAATGAGCTAATCCAAAGAATAACAAGCCAAGTTAGCCTAGCAGGCTAGGTGGCTAACAATACAGGTAGCCGATATGAATGACTTTTAACGGAAACgggttgtttttctgtgttaaaaacAGACGTATTTCTCTTACCTGGTAGGTTTGGTCCAATGGGTCCAGCTTGTCACATAAATGTCGTGTTTAACAAAGCTGCACAAACATCCAGAGCACACAACAGGTCTGGCAAAAGCTATTTTTTCACTCAGTTCAATAATCACATGACACGCTAACACGTGACCCTGCGGTGTGCTCTTAAAGGGATATTATACAGCAGCTGCGTGTTACTGTCACTGAGTATTAGTACAGGATGAACTTTACCTTTAAGGCTGTGAAGTAAAGgtacttgttgtttttaacGTTAAATGTTTATGACCCAATAAGGAACAAAGGCAGAGCTGGAATTTAACTAcatgcatttactcaagtgcatttactcaagtactatacTAAACTAGGTATAATTTTTAAGTGTTTCgtaagtatttccattttctgaccCTGCATACTACGtatcagaggaaaatattatactttatacaccactacatttatttagtAACTTTAGGTACTGCATACATACTGCAAATACTGCATAGTATATATATACCAGAGgtatacaaagaaaaaaaaaaaaaaaaaaaaaaatatatatatatatatatatatatatataaaattcgTCCCATACTTACCAGCTGCAATACTAAAGTGATCTAGGCTACACAATCATACACCAGTAATCATAATcacacattattctgaaatgagtacttttacttttggtgctTTAACTACATTTTTATGCCGAAATTCCCCATCTGACCCAAATTTgcccggctggggattaataaagttttatcttatctaattTCCTAAAGATCCTCACCAGACATGATTTAAGATGTACTGTGTATAAAATACTTTGAATACAATGGAATGTGGTTATTGCACAAAGTTCAATTATCTtcttaaaatccttaaaatgacATCTACTCCTTTATCTACTCATTTAAAAGTcaagaatgaataaatgtgtcattAGGTTTCCTTTTTCAGTACTTTATAAATGGCTGCCTCAGAATATGGatcattaaaatataaagaaattaGAACCAACAGGTTGGGACGTGGACTGAAAAAATCAGCTCTGTCCCATTAAAATTCTGGTTCCTCTGtctaaaatcacatttcatgtaATTATACTCAGTATGTGTTACGTAAAGCTCTTTCATCAGCTGTTATCGTTTATTAAATGTTTCTTCAGTCTTTAAGTCGTTCACCTGTTAAGTActtttcttcaaaataaaatcgCAGACACTGCTCGACCGTGGGAACaaatttatttctattttcatgTACAGAAAGAATCAATTTACAGTTTACAAACAACTGACCAGGTTTGTGAAGCAAATGGTTTACTGCACGGGATGAAGGCCTACAGTTCAATCCTCCTCACCCTCACATGTAGTGTACTATCAAAAATCCAACAAAGCGCGTTACCAGCTTTAATGTGTCCTCTCAGTTGTGACTTAATACTCTGTGTTCAAACACAAGTTCACAAAATCTACAGAGAAAATAGATTCTCTCAtgttaaacaaaaacaagcaaggAAAGCCACAATTGCACAACTCATAATAGATCCATATCTAGTCCAGAAAACGTACATTTACAGCAGAGGACACGACAGCTCAGTAGGAATCGTTTGTGTTATTCTTCAGACTTTGAATTACatcacagtttcagtttgtaCTGTAGGCGACTCACACAGGCTTATGAACAGCAAGCAAATGGTGAAAAGGACCAACAAGTCAGCATGATTCTGTACAGCCTTCAAGAGTTTCACTTCATAATCAACCGATTACTCCTCAttgaacaaaaaacattaaCCGCTTCAAGTTTTCTAAACGTGTGAGCTTTAACGAGTCTGCGAGATGACGTAATTAAGTTCACAGTTGTTGATGCGTCACAGGCAGTGGTGATGCTAATTACAGCGGGAGCGTGTTGGTCAGTATGTTATTGTTGTAAACATTTACGACCGGAAGTGAATTTTGTTAGAAGTGGATTAAGGGAAAAGTCAGTGTATCTTCATATAACCAAGTACATTTGGCAACACAGCTCAACGCGTCACATTTTGTGCCAAATATCCTGGATCATGTCAAAAaggtttcattaaaaacaccCTATTCTACATGTTACATGCACATCGTATACACATAAAATCTCATATAGTTCATCATACCATTTACAAGTCTGGTGAAAAAGAGGATAGATACAAGAAATTAAGATATTCAAGGACATAAAGCAAGAAAAGTTGTCAGTTTTGGCAGGCATGCTCCCCAGAGAGACGTGTTACCACAATGCAGTGTGCTTATTAGTGCCTGCCGATCTCGACGGCCGAGTTTAGGTGACGattaactgcatttaaaaaggGACCTGCATGCCTATCACTCGATCCTATGTGAAAGAAGGCACTTACAGGAGATAAGTGGTACAAGCCCTGTCTACAAACAACCCCGGCAGATCTCAGTAGAATATCAAACAGGTAAGTCTTCAAGTAAAGTGATGTTTTTGCTCAGCCGTATCTGTTGTTTAGACTTACCCACCTGGCTATTATCGTGGCGATTAAGGGTTGTCTACGCAGGAGCTCAAAGAACTGTGGGGGCTTTTGGTGCCTTCGGTTTAGTTCATACATTCATGTTGTATGCATGCAACCTATCTAAACCACATGGTCTTTCAAATGTCTGGGAATCTATTTACACAAGTCTTTGTGGGCCAAAAAGCTCTCAACAACAGGAGAAAGGCAGAAATGCAAAATTTTGGCAGATTTGTAGATCACTGCGATAAATCAATGACAGAAAGGATGGCAGAAAGATTTAAAGATGATGCTCAACGTTTCAAATCATTACTATCTGAATAAGTCATtggaacacatgaacacagaacaggaggaagaggaaatcaAGTACATCCCTGAAGGAGCAAAATGCAAGTCGCACATTGGACTTTATAGATTGCATTATCCGTTCACAGGGGCTCAAGGAAAAATCTGTAGGACTGATCGGTTCCTGACATATTCAAGTTTGGGAAGGTATTTCCTCTAAAGAAAACTCATCCTAGTTTCAGTTTAGGTGAGTAATCAAGGAAACATGGGCGCACGTTTTCTACCATCAATATGACCCTTTGTGTAGTACAACAAAGGAAATCTAATTCACCTAAACACccataaaaatgtcattcacTTCCACATACTGGGTAagtatcaatcaatcaattatcaaaTTATTAGTAAGTGCTTTATTCTTATATTTTGCTCTCTAAAATGGCTATTTCCACAGTCAGTATATGCGATGGCTCAGGCGATGGTTCAGTGATGTGATAGGTGACAGAATTCACAACAAACTGGATAGTATTCAGTTTACAATAGATCAGCTCAGTGGAAACCAGTAACATTAACTGACAGTGAGGCGACAATAGTAATCAGAAAGTGCAAAAGCACCTCATCAGGAGCACAAAGGTCAAACAACAACCTGAAAATGGACCAGTGAAGCATGATTGTGCTTATTGTGATCTCTCTTGGTGAAAACATCACTCTTCTTCCGTGTCTTATTTGGAAAGATTCCCCTTTGAAAAGATTGTTGAAAGGTCCAGAGTTCAGTAAGTTCAAAAAGCTCACTTCCTGGGGTGGAAGACCATCAGAGGCCTGTCTTCAATCTTCTGCCAGGGActcttcttgttctcctctttgtcttcgGGATCATCCTCTGGGCTGGTCATGGAGTCGCGGCGGTTCTCGCTgttgctgctgcggctgctgttCACTCGGCTGCGTCCTCTTCTGGGAATGGTGGATCCTCGGGAGGATGGACCTTCATCAAGAAGAGGGGTAAGGGAGTTCTCCTCGGGTGAGACCGGGCGCCCCTCACTGCTGCTGGGCTCGCTGTGGTCAGGGTAGGCCAGTTTGGAGTAACTCTTCCCACCACTGCTAACACCATGGCCCTTCCGTCCCCCTGTCCCCCAGCGCTCATCTTTTCCCTTCCGATTGACTGCTGACTTGCGTTCTTGGGCCTCCAGAGGCGGTTCAAGGTTGATGTCTCGGGCGTTGCTGCTGGGACCGCCTAAGaatccaccaccaccaccaccactgagGTCATTCCCAACATCTATGTAGGAGTGTCGCACATGAGCGTTAGCACGCCCATCCAGGGAGATGAACCACGCCCTTGGATGCTGTTTAACACCAAGCTCCAGTAGCTTCTTCTCAGTCAAAGCCTGCAGTTCCCCATTCATCTGAGCCATGGTAGAGTCGTTGAAGAGTACAGGGATGGTCACAGGTCCACCAGAGGAGTCTGACGCCCAGCTTGGCTCCTCAGAGTCGTCACCTTGGGATCCAccttgctgctgttgctgctgttggccTTGTTTCTGGgagtggtggtgatgatgctgCTGGCCTCCTCCCATCTGGGCACCATCTTTGTCTTGATCCTTCTGGTCTTTGCCATCTTTGCCAGAAAACTCAGAGGGCAGGCGCATATAGTGGGCTGGGATGACCAGGGTGGGCACCATGCTCCGGTACATGTTCTCCTTCATCTGGTCAATGGAGCTGCAGAAGATAATCTGACCTGGTTGGGTGTTGAGGGAAGTCGGTCTGGCAagactgtctgcagctgctgctgaatattCGGGAGGTTTATCAGACTGGCTTGGCACATATCCTTGGAAGCGAGGCGGAGACGGGGGATCAGAGGAGTATCCTCGATTGTCGTTAGCATTGTGGTGTCTGTGATATTCTGACTCCTTGCCCTCCATCGGGCTGTAGCTCCGGTTGTAGTCTTCATGCAGCAAAGGGTTGTCCAGGTTGTTGGTCTCTGTGGCACGTGTGACCTTCATGGGGAAGCTTTCACCCCGTTGCGGACCTGAAGCATTTTTTCCCTTTGCATGTCGCAGCATGTGAGCCGGGACATGTTTGGTTAAGTCCTCCCTTGAACTCTGGTAGTCTCGAGATGGCGACATGTCAGATTTGTCGTTCGAGGGGTCAGACTCAACGTGGCCTCCGCAGATCAGATTTAGGCGTGAAGTGGATGTACCCTGGTCTCTCTTGGCGCCATTTAGGTTGGACGTGTGGGGTTTCCCTTGCTGTCGACGAGGTTTTAAACACTTCCGCCTGAAAGGTAAACAGACGCTGAAGGTCAGAAATTAAAGAATCAGCTGTTATCTGTCTGGGGATTACAAGGAGAGTCTAATCTAATGAGAACCCAAATTATTAAACCCACATTCATGTACAGTAATTTGCAATTATCACCACCAAAATCACTGTTGCAATTCTGTCATTTCTGCTATTGATAGAAACCTAAAACTGAGACCTGCGCCTACGCTCCCCACACCTGCAGTAGtagagcagcacacagagcagGATGAGCACCAGCAGGGCCAGTGAGCCCAGGATGGAGAGCAGGAACAGGGTGTGGTAGGTGGTGATGTCCCTCAAGCCTGGATGAGACAGACCCAATCCTGCAAGACAGATAATGGCAGAAAGATGTTTAAGAATCAACTTCTCGCTGCTCCACATAGTTCAATTATCTGACAGAACCAGATGATCATTTGAAGACTACCAAATAAAGTCTTTACTTGAACCAATGCAACAACAGCTGGCCTTCAGAACCGAAGACAGCATTATATTGTTTCTTCCAGAAGACATACAGGAACATCAGCTGGTACGGCAGCAACACTGATGAGACTTAGGATTAACAGCAGAGCGAAAGGTAAGATGAGTTACGGCACCTGAAGATGAAGGGAAGGCAGCTAACCAGTATCCCATCTGAGGGACCACCACGTTCCAGACAAACTGTGGGCCTTCCTTTTTGATGTAGCCTGTCCCGTTCCTGACCCACAGCCCTGGAAGAATGAACAACGCTGTCATTACAAATGCTGCATACAGTTTAAACAGAGTACATTCACCtaatcataaaaaaatacaagaaaacagTCTACTTCAATTAATCTGCTTGTTTTATAAGTTTCAGTTCTAGAGCCCGGCACTGTCATAGCAAAGATGATTTCCATGTTCCTCTTACCCGTCTTAGGCTGATACAGCCAAGCAGGTACACTCGTGGCCATCCTGTTGCGGGTGTCAGATGGCAGTGGCACAGAGATGTGGATCGGATCTGAGACCTGGATCGCGCTGCCATCCTTGTCAAAGAGCTGAATGCTGACCACGGCCAAAGCCGTCAAGTCTGTCCACCCTGTTTCTGCACCTGAGGCAGAAAAGTGATCAGCTGACATCAGATTCAACACGTCTTTAACATGTCCTGTTATATGATAAAATAATCCAAACAGTTTCATCATGATGTTGTATTCTTACAAACTTTTTGAGGCTGAAATCATTCACCAAACTGGGAAGGCATTTATTTATGGAGGTGGCTTCAACAGAAACCAGGAACCAAACCAGGAGAATCTGCCC contains:
- the LOC121624953 gene encoding protein FAM171A2, with the protein product MAAASSISRLLLCASVWAVWEALAKSLPDQGAFEVQIKVQVFDNSDLSPLAGAQVEVHGNQTVLASSQAGSDGVLRVSFLYHTGTWVIITASKQDYVSNSVPWHSSRIPLYASVSLYLLVQRPGTLILYDDVLQVLSGSPGARNQPLVQLQRKSLQLPSNSNYTALSAALTTARTQYEIGGFPFLLGQETNSSGAETGWTDLTALAVVSIQLFDKDGSAIQVSDPIHISVPLPSDTRNRMATSVPAWLYQPKTGLWVRNGTGYIKKEGPQFVWNVVVPQMGYWLAAFPSSSGLGLSHPGLRDITTYHTLFLLSILGSLALLVLILLCVLLYYCRCGERRRRRKCLKPRRQQGKPHTSNLNGAKRDQGTSTSRLNLICGGHVESDPSNDKSDMSPSRDYQSSREDLTKHVPAHMLRHAKGKNASGPQRGESFPMKVTRATETNNLDNPLLHEDYNRSYSPMEGKESEYHRHHNANDNRGYSSDPPSPPRFQGYVPSQSDKPPEYSAAAADSLARPTSLNTQPGQIIFCSSIDQMKENMYRSMVPTLVIPAHYMRLPSEFSGKDGKDQKDQDKDGAQMGGGQQHHHHHSQKQGQQQQQQQGGSQGDDSEEPSWASDSSGGPVTIPVLFNDSTMAQMNGELQALTEKKLLELGVKQHPRAWFISLDGRANAHVRHSYIDVGNDLSGGGGGGFLGGPSSNARDINLEPPLEAQERKSAVNRKGKDERWGTGGRKGHGVSSGGKSYSKLAYPDHSEPSSSEGRPVSPEENSLTPLLDEGPSSRGSTIPRRGRSRVNSSRSSNSENRRDSMTSPEDDPEDKEENKKSPWQKIEDRPLMVFHPRK